A DNA window from Vibrio tarriae contains the following coding sequences:
- a CDS encoding endonuclease/exonuclease/phosphatase family protein, with protein sequence MKLTHLAAITNLILLSTSSLASDFLIDGSVKTNNIRVGSYNIMASRMGDTDAIVEVIRNMNVDIIGLQEVDNMTGRSGKNFSKSGSSPLNQAEYIAKKLGMNFYFCKAIEHDGGEYGTAVLSKFKLKLNKSMILPNIEGAEQRAACAVEINIPSYPAPIMLVTTHLDFTTQALRAEQVRTLQTQFSYWQFKHALPIIVGDLNLPPQSTEYQDLTAWYNDTDSELKYTAPSWNPDRKIDYILTSSAQKWDINSVFVPKPTDKATTDSKPYALISDHLPLIVEMKLTEQ encoded by the coding sequence ATGAAACTTACACATCTTGCTGCAATAACTAATTTAATACTTCTTTCGACTTCTAGTTTGGCTTCTGATTTCCTTATAGATGGTTCAGTGAAAACGAACAATATTCGCGTTGGTTCATATAATATTATGGCTTCTAGGATGGGAGATACGGATGCTATCGTTGAGGTGATTCGTAACATGAATGTTGATATCATTGGGTTACAAGAAGTTGATAACATGACCGGACGTTCTGGTAAGAACTTTAGCAAAAGTGGCTCAAGCCCTCTCAATCAAGCCGAATATATCGCCAAAAAATTAGGAATGAACTTTTATTTCTGTAAGGCTATAGAGCATGACGGTGGGGAGTATGGAACTGCTGTATTATCTAAATTTAAATTAAAATTAAATAAAAGTATGATTCTTCCAAATATTGAGGGGGCAGAGCAAAGAGCTGCTTGTGCTGTGGAAATTAATATTCCTAGTTATCCCGCACCTATTATGTTGGTCACTACTCATCTAGATTTTACAACTCAAGCGTTACGTGCAGAGCAAGTCAGAACACTTCAAACACAATTTTCATATTGGCAATTCAAACACGCCCTTCCTATTATCGTAGGTGATCTAAACTTACCTCCTCAATCAACAGAGTATCAAGATTTAACAGCGTGGTACAACGATACAGATAGTGAATTAAAATATACGGCCCCTTCATGGAATCCAGACCGTAAAATTGACTATATACTTACATCGAGTGCCCAAAAATGGGATATTAATAGTGTCTTTGTTCCGAAACCAACAGATAAAGCAACGACTGATAGTAAGCCATATGCCTTAATATCAGATCATTTACCGTTGATTGTTGAAATGAAACTTACTGAGCAATAA
- a CDS encoding glycoside hydrolase family 108 protein, whose translation MFDVVFERLMPHEGGFQCDPKDRGNWTGGRIGVGELKGTNRGIAAMTYPHLDIKNLSYEQVKAIYFEDWWQALGMARFRPAMQYQLFDAAVQHGWHRAVKMLQNAVGEKPDGIIGPKTLSATQTMDLNDLLMRYIAYRITFYTKVSTFNEYGRGWMRRVAQCLLFAAMDNDL comes from the coding sequence ATGTTTGATGTGGTGTTCGAACGTCTCATGCCCCACGAAGGTGGCTTTCAATGTGACCCCAAAGATCGCGGCAACTGGACGGGAGGACGTATCGGCGTTGGTGAGCTTAAGGGCACCAATCGTGGTATTGCCGCGATGACTTACCCACATCTTGATATCAAAAACCTCTCTTATGAGCAGGTGAAGGCGATTTACTTCGAGGATTGGTGGCAAGCACTCGGTATGGCGCGTTTTCGTCCGGCGATGCAATACCAACTTTTTGATGCTGCGGTGCAGCATGGTTGGCATCGTGCCGTGAAAATGCTGCAAAACGCAGTGGGTGAAAAGCCTGACGGCATTATCGGCCCGAAGACGCTGTCGGCGACACAAACGATGGATCTCAATGATTTATTGATGCGCTACATCGCCTATCGCATCACGTTTTACACCAAAGTTTCGACCTTCAACGAATACGGACGAGGGTGGATGCGCCGAGTCGCGCAGTGCTTGCTATTCGCCGCAATGGACAATGACCTTTAA
- a CDS encoding phage capsid family protein, with translation MTTITDGVKLQETALFKATLRNRSFTNMLTEDAPQSVTSNKKGNEQTSPHAPIVRCADLSKSAGDEVEMQIVHGLTKKPTMGDRRIAGRGESLEFADFSLKINQGRHQVDSGGKMTQQKTRHPLRKLTRALLPDYVNTLQDQVTTVHLAGARGDYATDDIIVPLESDTEFAEIMVNDVLPPTYDRHFFGGDATSFEGLDAADIFSIETLDNIGLYLEEMPHPLQPIRFNDDKMAGDEPFYLLSVTPRQWSDFYTSTSGKDWQNLTANAISRSRNFNHPVFRGDCLMRGNILVRKYKGMPIRFNPGSVVSISNNDKAASVRQVNAATTIDRAMLLGGQALAYAWGKTQGGQSFRYHEEDVDAGNRTEVTVYWMNGSKKIRFKDKTGRVNDHGVIALDTAVNL, from the coding sequence ATGACAACCATTACTGACGGCGTGAAGTTACAGGAAACCGCGCTGTTCAAAGCGACCCTGCGCAATCGCTCGTTTACCAATATGTTGACCGAAGATGCGCCGCAGAGTGTGACCAGTAATAAAAAAGGCAATGAGCAAACCTCACCTCATGCTCCGATTGTCCGCTGCGCCGACTTAAGTAAATCGGCAGGGGATGAGGTAGAAATGCAGATTGTGCATGGTTTGACGAAAAAACCGACCATGGGCGATCGCCGAATTGCCGGACGGGGAGAAAGTTTAGAGTTCGCGGACTTCTCACTGAAAATCAACCAAGGCCGCCATCAAGTGGATTCTGGCGGTAAGATGACGCAGCAAAAGACTCGCCATCCACTGCGTAAACTCACTCGAGCTTTACTGCCGGATTACGTGAATACGTTGCAAGATCAGGTTACGACCGTGCACCTTGCCGGAGCGCGGGGGGATTATGCGACCGATGACATCATTGTGCCATTAGAAAGTGATACTGAGTTTGCCGAGATCATGGTCAATGATGTCTTGCCGCCAACGTATGATCGCCACTTCTTTGGGGGCGATGCGACCTCCTTTGAAGGACTCGATGCGGCGGATATTTTCTCGATTGAAACATTGGATAATATCGGTCTCTACCTTGAAGAGATGCCTCATCCACTGCAGCCAATCCGTTTTAATGACGACAAGATGGCGGGTGATGAGCCCTTCTATTTACTGAGTGTTACCCCACGTCAATGGAGTGACTTCTATACCTCAACCTCAGGTAAAGATTGGCAAAACCTCACTGCGAATGCGATTTCCCGATCGCGTAACTTTAATCATCCGGTGTTTCGTGGCGACTGTCTGATGCGGGGCAATATCTTGGTGCGCAAATACAAAGGTATGCCGATCCGTTTTAATCCTGGTTCTGTTGTCTCGATTTCCAATAACGATAAAGCAGCCAGTGTGCGTCAAGTCAATGCGGCCACCACCATAGATCGCGCCATGTTACTCGGCGGGCAGGCGTTGGCATACGCGTGGGGAAAAACGCAAGGTGGCCAATCCTTCCGTTATCACGAGGAAGATGTGGATGCGGGTAACCGTACCGAAGTCACGGTGTATTGGATGAATGGCTCCAAGAAAATTCGCTTTAAAGACAAAACGGGTCGCGTGAACGATCACGGAGTGATTGCGCTCGATACGGCTGTGAACCTGTAG
- a CDS encoding phage holin family protein — MPLKEPESWTQLQSIGLALMAIWGGLVTYIIDIRKKNRPFRWVEALMQIIVSGFAGALCALAAMYFEWPQELAGFACGISGYAGSRILAIFERKFISSISNQP; from the coding sequence ATGCCATTGAAAGAGCCGGAGAGCTGGACCCAACTCCAATCCATAGGCCTTGCGCTGATGGCGATTTGGGGAGGACTGGTGACTTATATCATCGATATTCGCAAAAAAAATCGTCCCTTTCGTTGGGTAGAAGCGCTGATGCAAATCATCGTCTCTGGATTTGCGGGCGCATTGTGTGCTTTGGCCGCGATGTACTTTGAATGGCCGCAAGAATTGGCGGGGTTTGCTTGTGGTATCAGTGGTTACGCAGGCTCGCGGATCCTTGCCATATTTGAGCGCAAATTTATTAGCTCTATCTCAAATCAGCCTTAA